DNA from Gloeocapsa sp. PCC 73106:
TCGTTAGCAACAAAACTATTATTACCTGCGTTAATCGCTGGACTATCACTCAAGAGCGCATGAGTAAAAGTAGGACCACCGTTATCTTGTAGAGGACCGAGTCTAGGGTTAACATTGACTAAATCTGTACCACCAAAGCCAGTGGAATTAGCTGTGTTACCAATCAGGTTATTTTTATTCGCATCAAAAGCACCAATAACATCTTCAATAACATCTTCATTGTTGCGATTATTGGCCACAATACTGTTATCTATTTCAACTGTACCTGAGCCATTTCTAATTCCTATTATATTGTTAGTGATGGTGGAATTAGATACGAATACCGTGGCGCCGTTACCATTACCAATGCCGGCTTCTCCATTTCCTGAGATGGTAGAGTTGACTACATATGATTCGCCCACACTCGGTACTCGTTGTGATATCCCCTCGCTAATAATGCCCCAACCAGTATTATTAGATATGGTACTATTGAGCACAAAAACTTGATTATCACTAGGACCTGAAAATGGGCTACTATTAAGTACTCCAGTACCAAAGTTATTTTTTATAGTACTTTCGTAGATAATACCAATTGCATCATCACCTATATCAACAACACCATCGGAGGAATCAGGGTCATTATTGGTAAAAGTACTTCCATCTATGTAAACTTGTCCTTCGCCATAAGCTTGAACAATACCACCTAAACTATCTCTATTGTTGTCAAAAGTGCTATCAAAGATTATGAGATTACTATTATTGCTCTCAATCGCAGTACTGCTGTTATTTTGAAAAGTAGAGTTACCAACAAGTGTAGTACCTAAATTGTAAACAACAGCACCAGCTGAAGTGCCACCATTATTCAAAAAAGTAGTATCGGCTAAAAATAGTAGTCCACTATTGATGATAGAAGAACCATTAGCAGTATCAGTAGCACCGGTCATAGTTATATTAATGGTTTCGAGAAAGCCACTATCATTTATGTAAAAATGTGAATCATCAGTAATTGAGACACCGGCCGCTTCGATAATAGGAGGTTGATCTCCACTACTTTGAATGGTAACGTCAGCTCCATTCTCAATCTCGAGGAAACCTGCAGTTAGTCTATAAGTTGACCCAGAATTGAGGGTAATTACATATTCGTTAGTACTGTCATTGTTGGCTCTGTCTATTGCTTCTCTTAAGGATAGACCGTTTTGACCACCGTTCAATTCGTCTGCAGTGGTGGTAACTGTCAAATTGATAACAGCCATAATTAATTTTGATTGATAATATGAAGTGTCTTATAAAAAATACTACACAAAATAGGAGCAAAAACTGCTTTTCTTAACAACATTTAACCT
Protein-coding regions in this window:
- a CDS encoding choice-of-anchor Q domain-containing protein: MAVINLTVTTTADELNGGQNGLSLREAIDRANNDSTNEYVITLNSGSTYRLTAGFLEIENGADVTIQSSGDQPPIIEAAGVSITDDSHFYINDSGFLETINITMTGATDTANGSSIINSGLLFLADTTFLNNGGTSAGAVVYNLGTTLVGNSTFQNNSSTAIESNNSNLIIFDSTFDNNRDSLGGIVQAYGEGQVYIDGSTFTNNDPDSSDGVVDIGDDAIGIIYESTIKNNFGTGVLNSSPFSGPSDNQVFVLNSTISNNTGWGIISEGISQRVPSVGESYVVNSTISGNGEAGIGNGNGATVFVSNSTITNNIIGIRNGSGTVEIDNSIVANNRNNEDVIEDVIGAFDANKNNLIGNTANSTGFGGTDLVNVNPRLGPLQDNGGPTFTHALLSDSPAINAGNNSFVANDFNDIDFDNNTSERLPYDQRGEGFNRIVGSAVDIGAYEVQEQTQTTTVTVQVSPTSVTENGTPNLVYTFTRTGSTTSALSNVNFGVGGAATFSSDYT